A genomic stretch from Methanorbis rubei includes:
- a CDS encoding HAD family hydrolase, whose product MPASFPKAVIFDLDNTLHSLLLARIRAAEVLAIHLDDPLGELTLRFLNGDKPTLVTDTLTPYLTERDNLSDDLLTTCSWLYFAVERNCLEPFSGIAELLSALRSAEVRLAVITNSKEVDALDRLKTLGLLEYFTAVIAPETFGVKKPNPLVYQKTLELLGVSADEAVMIGDRLDRDVIPAREVGMRAVHAVYGSFEAGEEGAVEDVEGIWKILEQTSVQKQ is encoded by the coding sequence ATGCCCGCCTCCTTCCCCAAAGCCGTCATCTTCGACCTCGACAACACCCTGCACAGCCTCCTCCTTGCCCGCATCCGTGCAGCAGAAGTCCTGGCAATCCATCTCGACGACCCTTTGGGCGAACTCACCTTGCGGTTTTTGAACGGCGACAAACCAACACTCGTCACCGACACCCTCACACCCTATCTTACGGAGCGTGACAACCTCTCCGACGACCTGCTCACCACCTGCAGCTGGCTCTACTTTGCCGTTGAACGAAACTGTCTGGAACCCTTTTCCGGCATCGCCGAACTCCTCTCTGCCCTGCGCAGCGCCGAAGTCCGGCTCGCCGTCATCACCAACTCCAAAGAAGTTGATGCCCTTGACCGGCTGAAAACGCTCGGACTCCTCGAATACTTTACCGCAGTCATCGCTCCTGAGACCTTCGGCGTCAAAAAACCAAACCCGCTTGTCTATCAGAAAACCCTTGAACTGCTTGGTGTTTCTGCTGATGAAGCAGTCATGATTGGCGACCGGCTTGACCGCGACGTAATTCCGGCCCGGGAAGTCGGCATGCGTGCTGTGCATGCGGTGTACGGATCGTTCGAGGCGGGCGAGGAAGGAGCGGTGGAGGATGTGGAGGGGATATGGAAAATACTTGAACAGACTTCTGTTCAAAAGCAATAA
- a CDS encoding type II toxin-antitoxin system RelB/DinJ family antitoxin: MTKTSSLSIRVETETKDKAEAVCKELGTNLSNAVNIFLASLVRCNGFPFELKIETSNEETMQAMQEARKISRERSAKRYKNADDLIKDLLD, from the coding sequence ATGACGAAAACCTCCTCACTCAGCATTCGCGTCGAGACGGAAACAAAAGACAAAGCCGAAGCCGTATGCAAAGAGCTGGGAACAAATCTGTCCAACGCGGTCAACATCTTCCTCGCCTCACTCGTCCGCTGCAATGGATTTCCCTTTGAACTCAAAATAGAAACGTCCAATGAGGAAACCATGCAGGCGATGCAGGAAGCGCGAAAAATTTCCCGCGAAAGATCTGCAAAACGATACAAAAATGCGGATGACCTGATCAAAGACCTGCTGGACTGA
- a CDS encoding type II toxin-antitoxin system YafQ family toxin: protein MYEITVTSRFKKDIKNLRKRGYDISLLKNVIEILALGEKLPKNYYDHGLNGEWSDFRECHIQPDWILIYRIDEEILILALTRTGTHSDLF, encoded by the coding sequence ATGTATGAAATAACGGTAACCAGCAGATTCAAAAAAGATATAAAAAATCTCAGAAAACGCGGATACGACATCTCTCTTCTGAAAAATGTCATAGAGATTCTCGCACTGGGAGAGAAACTTCCGAAAAACTACTATGATCACGGGCTGAACGGTGAATGGTCGGACTTTCGCGAGTGCCACATTCAGCCTGACTGGATACTCATCTATCGGATAGACGAGGAGATTCTCATTCTCGCACTGACAAGGACCGGCACCCACAGCGATCTTTTTTGA
- the def gene encoding peptide deformylase, with the protein MRVYIYGETVLSAGCTPVDAITPELLLQLEEMVPFMRNSRGVGLAAPQVGVPQRFFVMDAGDKLRKVINPEILSSGNSTSEMEEGCLSIPGVHKKVRRPKRIMVRYQNETGETVEEELKDFPARVFQHEYDHLDGVLFVDRLTPIARKMVARDLERLAGEKTE; encoded by the coding sequence ATGCGGGTCTATATATACGGAGAAACGGTCCTGTCCGCCGGATGCACGCCGGTCGATGCAATAACGCCGGAACTGCTGCTGCAGCTGGAAGAGATGGTACCTTTCATGCGAAACAGCCGCGGCGTCGGACTTGCCGCACCGCAGGTCGGCGTCCCTCAACGGTTTTTTGTGATGGATGCAGGCGACAAACTCCGCAAAGTGATCAATCCCGAGATACTTTCATCCGGCAACTCCACATCTGAGATGGAGGAGGGATGTCTCTCGATACCGGGCGTTCACAAGAAAGTCAGACGGCCGAAGCGGATCATGGTTCGGTATCAGAACGAGACAGGGGAGACGGTCGAAGAGGAGCTGAAGGATTTTCCGGCACGGGTGTTTCAGCATGAGTACGATCATCTGGACGGGGTTCTGTTCGTCGACCGGCTGACGCCGATCGCACGCAAGATGGTAGCCCGCGATCTGGAGCGGCTTGCCGGGGAGAAGACCGAATGA
- the fmt gene encoding methionyl-tRNA formyltransferase: MRVLFMGTPAYAVPALEAVAADHEIVGVVTRVDKPNRRGNKIVFSPVKEYALAHDIPIFQPESMRDPQLFTDLAALHADIGVVVAFGMMIPDEIINLPPQKIINIHGSLLPRYRGAAPMQYSVLNGDEEAGVSIMYITKDLDAGDVILSKSLAVGDDETFGELHDRLAALGAEALIEALERVSSGEVCATPQDHAKATFAPSITKEECVIDWLMPARMIHNRIRGLSPAPCANTRLPDGKRLLVYRSERVFGEYAGEPGQVVDALKRKGPVVMTGDGALCILSAKPEGKKEMPGFELVNGHYLSVGDRFG; encoded by the coding sequence ATGAGAGTTCTGTTTATGGGGACGCCTGCGTATGCGGTTCCGGCTCTTGAGGCGGTCGCGGCTGATCATGAGATTGTCGGAGTGGTGACAAGGGTGGACAAGCCGAACCGACGCGGGAACAAGATTGTTTTTTCGCCGGTGAAGGAATATGCGCTCGCGCATGATATTCCAATCTTTCAGCCTGAGTCGATGAGGGATCCGCAGTTATTCACGGATCTTGCGGCGCTGCATGCTGATATCGGCGTGGTGGTGGCGTTTGGCATGATGATTCCTGATGAGATCATCAATCTGCCGCCGCAGAAGATCATCAATATTCACGGCTCTCTGCTGCCCCGCTACCGCGGCGCTGCACCGATGCAGTACTCGGTGCTGAACGGGGATGAGGAGGCGGGAGTGTCGATCATGTACATCACAAAGGACCTGGATGCAGGGGACGTGATTCTCTCAAAGTCCCTTGCAGTAGGAGATGATGAGACGTTTGGGGAGCTGCATGACCGGCTTGCTGCCCTCGGGGCCGAAGCGCTGATTGAGGCGCTGGAGAGAGTTTCGTCCGGGGAGGTTTGCGCAACGCCGCAGGATCATGCGAAGGCGACGTTTGCTCCGTCGATCACAAAGGAGGAGTGTGTGATTGACTGGTTGATGCCTGCAAGGATGATTCATAACCGGATTCGCGGACTGTCACCGGCACCGTGTGCGAACACGAGGCTTCCTGACGGAAAACGGCTGCTGGTCTACCGGAGCGAGCGAGTGTTCGGGGAGTATGCAGGGGAGCCCGGGCAGGTGGTGGACGCTCTGAAACGAAAGGGACCGGTGGTGATGACCGGAGACGGGGCTTTGTGTATTCTGTCGGCGAAACCGGAAGGAAAGAAGGAGATGCCCGGGTTTGAACTGGTGAACGGGCATTACCTGAGTGTCGGGGACAGATTTGGGTAA
- the mutM gene encoding bifunctional DNA-formamidopyrimidine glycosylase/DNA-(apurinic or apyrimidinic site) lyase: MPELPEIETIKRVLLPQMKDATIKTLTVKRPEVIAYPTAGEFCKRLAGQKICDVNRRGKFLTVLLESGDSFTLHLRMTGCLLVTPSDYPAEKHTHIVFELDNGNEIRFSDTRRFGRFWFFQNGETDSYSGIDKLGLEPFDRRLTSEYLKDRFGTRRKSIKECLLDQSAIAGIGNIYSDEILFAAKLLPKRPANTLIIDEWQRLISKISEVLIYFIEKNAVTPEEYLQGKGQEYRNTPFLRVYGNDDKPCPICGELLCKTVIAGRSCVYCPTCQGETEGI, translated from the coding sequence ATGCCCGAGCTGCCGGAGATTGAAACAATTAAACGTGTTCTTCTGCCGCAGATGAAAGATGCGACGATTAAGACGCTGACCGTCAAGCGTCCCGAAGTCATCGCGTATCCGACAGCTGGCGAGTTTTGTAAACGGCTTGCCGGACAAAAAATATGTGATGTGAACCGGCGTGGAAAATTTTTGACCGTTCTTTTGGAGAGCGGTGATAGTTTCACGCTGCATCTGCGTATGACAGGTTGCTTATTGGTCACTCCGTCTGATTATCCGGCAGAGAAACACACGCATATCGTCTTTGAGCTTGATAACGGCAACGAAATCCGATTTTCCGATACACGCCGTTTTGGACGTTTTTGGTTTTTCCAAAATGGAGAAACAGACAGCTACAGCGGCATAGATAAATTGGGGCTTGAGCCGTTTGACCGCCGTCTTACCTCCGAATATTTGAAAGATCGTTTTGGTACAAGGAGAAAGTCCATCAAAGAATGTCTGCTTGATCAAAGTGCAATAGCTGGCATTGGCAACATTTATTCTGATGAAATTCTGTTTGCTGCAAAGTTGCTCCCCAAACGTCCGGCAAACACTCTGATCATCGATGAATGGCAGCGGTTGATTTCAAAAATTTCGGAAGTACTGATCTATTTCATCGAGAAAAATGCCGTCACGCCGGAAGAGTACTTGCAAGGCAAGGGACAGGAGTACCGCAACACACCGTTCCTACGTGTTTATGGAAATGATGATAAGCCTTGTCCGATATGCGGAGAGCTTCTTTGTAAAACTGTAATTGCAGGACGGAGCTGTGTCTATTGCCCTACGTGTCAGGGGGAGACAGAAGGTATATGA
- a CDS encoding radical SAM mobile pair protein B — MEIKPIETKDVISKSNLPVCDYSANPYVGCPHACKYCYASFMKRFTHHPEPWGSFLDVKHWPEIKNPQKYAGKEIFIGSVTDPYHPYEEQYGRTRALLEQLVGSGAKISIATKSDLVLRDLELIKSFPDARVSWSINTLDENFQSDMDEAVSIERRLAAMKAFHSAGIRTTCFISPIFPGITDVKEIIVQVKGQCNLIWLENLNLRGSYKSVIMEYIQQKYPKLLPLYREIYNQNDHRYWKLLDAELQAYAAEIGLDYVTNDDSMTRTIDVPPVIVNFFYHEQIKKSARKEGERHARAAGD; from the coding sequence ATGGAGATCAAGCCCATCGAAACCAAGGATGTGATATCCAAGTCCAATCTGCCGGTGTGCGACTACTCGGCCAACCCTTATGTCGGCTGCCCCCATGCCTGCAAATACTGTTATGCCTCTTTTATGAAACGGTTCACGCATCACCCTGAGCCGTGGGGCAGCTTTCTTGATGTGAAACACTGGCCCGAAATCAAAAACCCGCAAAAATATGCAGGCAAGGAAATTTTCATCGGCTCGGTAACTGACCCTTATCACCCCTATGAAGAACAGTACGGGCGCACAAGGGCACTGCTGGAGCAGCTTGTCGGCAGCGGGGCAAAAATCAGCATAGCCACCAAATCGGATTTGGTGCTGCGGGATTTGGAACTGATCAAATCGTTTCCTGATGCCCGTGTTTCATGGTCAATCAACACACTGGACGAAAATTTTCAGTCAGATATGGATGAAGCCGTTTCCATTGAGAGGCGGCTCGCCGCTATGAAAGCATTTCACTCCGCAGGCATACGCACCACCTGTTTCATTTCCCCGATATTTCCGGGAATCACCGATGTAAAGGAGATCATTGTGCAGGTTAAGGGGCAATGTAATCTTATTTGGCTGGAGAATCTTAATCTGCGCGGTAGCTACAAGTCAGTCATTATGGAGTATATTCAGCAAAAATATCCTAAACTTCTGCCTTTATATCGGGAAATCTACAATCAAAATGATCATCGATACTGGAAGCTTCTTGATGCCGAGTTACAAGCATATGCTGCTGAAATCGGGCTTGACTATGTGACAAATGACGACAGCATGACAAGAACCATTGATGTTCCGCCTGTTATCGTCAATTTCTTTTATCATGAACAAATCAAAAAATCTGCGAGAAAGGAGGGGGAACGCCATGCCCGAGCTGCCGGAGATTGA
- a CDS encoding DUF1848 domain-containing protein: MILNTGGRTDTVQYYTKWLLKRIEERYVLSRNPLFPNKVTRYELTPDAVDCMVFCSKDYTPILPYIRTIADRFHTYFHYTITAYGKDVEPGVPSIDESMDTLVRLSEIVGKKRVTWRYDPVLLTETYTVEKHLDTFAYMTERLAPHVDHCIFSFVEMYKKLETNMPELISLTENDRERLAEGLGRIAGQNGLLIQTCGTNGDYTRYGIQTSGCMTLDTLGSANNVRFRSLKHKGMREGCHCIESRDIGAYDTCLNGCKYCYANKNPQKARDNYKLHDSDSPLLLGHVKSTDIIQQGNQKSYLQNDSRR, encoded by the coding sequence ATGATACTCAATACCGGCGGACGGACAGACACCGTTCAATACTATACAAAATGGCTGCTGAAACGGATTGAGGAGAGATATGTCCTATCCCGCAATCCGCTATTCCCGAACAAAGTCACGCGCTATGAGCTGACGCCGGATGCGGTGGACTGCATGGTGTTCTGCTCCAAAGATTACACACCCATTCTGCCGTATATCAGAACGATTGCCGACCGGTTCCATACGTACTTCCACTACACCATCACCGCCTATGGCAAGGATGTGGAGCCGGGCGTTCCTTCTATTGACGAGAGCATGGACACGCTTGTCCGATTATCTGAAATTGTCGGCAAAAAACGCGTTACTTGGCGTTACGATCCGGTACTGTTGACCGAAACCTACACGGTGGAAAAACACCTCGACACCTTCGCCTACATGACAGAGCGGCTTGCACCCCATGTTGACCACTGCATTTTCAGCTTTGTGGAGATGTACAAAAAACTGGAAACCAATATGCCGGAACTGATTTCCCTGACTGAAAATGATCGGGAGAGGCTGGCAGAGGGATTGGGCCGGATTGCGGGACAAAACGGCCTGCTCATTCAGACATGCGGCACCAATGGAGATTACACCCGGTATGGAATACAAACCTCCGGCTGTATGACGCTGGATACTCTCGGCAGCGCCAACAATGTTCGGTTTCGCAGCCTCAAACACAAAGGTATGCGGGAAGGTTGCCACTGCATCGAAAGCCGGGACATCGGTGCCTACGACACCTGCCTCAACGGATGCAAATATTGTTATGCCAACAAAAACCCGCAAAAAGCCCGCGACAATTATAAGCTACATGATTCAGATTCCCCCTTACTGCTGGGTCATGTGAAATCCACCGACATCATTCAGCAGGGTAACCAGAAAAGCTATCTGCAAAACGATTCCCGGAGATAG
- a CDS encoding GIY-YIG nuclease family protein gives MDKGIYCLILECTAPQTVRVGALGELDFPSGWYLYAGSALGSGGLLRVSRHVRFYREQYRRPKWHIDYLLASPEVRLCRTVCAKTESDLECVLAASLGGDGVPSFGCSDCDCATHLFYREEMPEAEVLAAFERTGLCGVVHDVLPPTENTEHTEKLNITTHNKEHNR, from the coding sequence ATGGATAAGGGGATTTACTGTCTGATTCTTGAGTGCACTGCTCCGCAGACGGTGCGGGTCGGTGCTCTTGGGGAACTGGATTTTCCCTCAGGCTGGTATTTGTATGCAGGCTCGGCCCTTGGGAGCGGCGGTCTCTTGCGGGTGAGCCGCCATGTTCGGTTCTATCGCGAGCAGTACCGAAGACCGAAGTGGCATATCGATTATCTTCTGGCGTCGCCTGAGGTCCGGCTCTGTAGGACGGTCTGTGCAAAGACTGAGTCGGATCTCGAGTGTGTGCTTGCGGCTTCTCTTGGAGGGGACGGGGTTCCTTCCTTCGGCTGTTCGGACTGCGACTGTGCAACGCATCTGTTTTATCGCGAAGAGATGCCGGAGGCTGAGGTTCTTGCGGCGTTTGAGAGAACAGGGCTGTGCGGGGTGGTGCATGACGTCCTGCCTCCCACGGAAAACACGGAGCACACAGAAAAATTAAACATCACGACACACAATAAGGAGCATAATCGATGA
- a CDS encoding MBL fold metallo-hydrolase — MSEPIRWLREIGWRSNSYVCGSILVDASQPVTAVAPYKDQITTIVLTHGHYDHMANVRALADLCDAEVCVGAGDLAFLSDDSLCLSTHFGEHAPGISATPLNDGDRIGEFVVINTPGHTRGSICLYREEDGALIAGDTLFPHGSFGRTDLPTGNHPDLVTSVNRLAGLRIESLWCGHDMPVPSGAMRDVLLSQAEVPKYG, encoded by the coding sequence ATGAGTGAACCCATTCGCTGGCTGCGTGAGATAGGCTGGCGTTCCAACTCCTATGTATGCGGCAGCATTCTTGTCGATGCTTCCCAACCGGTGACGGCAGTCGCCCCCTATAAAGACCAGATAACCACGATCGTCTTAACCCACGGCCATTATGATCATATGGCAAATGTCCGTGCTCTTGCAGACCTCTGCGATGCAGAGGTCTGTGTGGGTGCAGGCGATCTGGCGTTTCTCTCGGACGACTCGCTCTGCCTCTCAACACATTTCGGCGAACATGCCCCAGGCATTTCAGCAACCCCGCTGAACGATGGAGACCGCATCGGTGAGTTCGTGGTCATCAATACCCCGGGTCACACCCGCGGCAGCATCTGTCTCTACCGCGAGGAGGACGGCGCATTAATCGCAGGGGATACGCTGTTCCCGCACGGTTCGTTCGGCAGAACCGATCTTCCGACCGGCAATCATCCTGATCTCGTCACTTCCGTGAACCGGCTTGCAGGTCTGCGCATTGAGTCGCTCTGGTGCGGTCATGATATGCCTGTTCCGTCCGGTGCGATGCGTGATGTTCTCCTGTCTCAGGCGGAAGTTCCGAAGTATGGATAA
- the thiC gene encoding phosphomethylpyrimidine synthase ThiC: MHSILRDCRNGDLAGLMEAAKAEGMTPEALAGNIAAGRTILLKNARRPYTPCVIGEGARVKINVNIGTSGQRCDPAMEIEKANAAIANGADAIMDLSTGGDLAAMRKEILKLPIPVGTVPIYEAVRRAGNVIDLSADLLFKVIREQAEQGVDFMTLHCGVNLEVVETLRLDPRVMGVVSRGGSFHTAMMLASGEENPLYAEYEYLLEILDEYEIALSLGDGMRPGAYVDSTRLAKSQEYLTLGKLARVAHARGVQRMIEGPGHMDYNEISYNVKMIKEITGFAPLYLLGPLVTDIAPGYDHITGAIGGAAAAAAGADFLCMVSPSEHLALPDTKDITEGTRVAKVAAHVGDLSRRRDAELPRQAAMAEARRTLDWEGQYALSLFGDHARAVHDRDGACETCSMCGDLCAIKIVEKALEKKI, encoded by the coding sequence ATGCACTCAATTCTTCGTGACTGCCGAAACGGTGACCTTGCTGGTCTGATGGAGGCAGCAAAGGCCGAGGGCATGACGCCTGAGGCGCTTGCCGGAAATATTGCCGCGGGCAGAACAATTCTTCTGAAGAATGCCCGCCGTCCCTACACTCCTTGCGTGATAGGCGAAGGGGCGAGGGTGAAGATCAATGTAAATATCGGAACGTCGGGTCAGCGATGCGATCCGGCGATGGAAATAGAGAAAGCGAACGCAGCGATTGCGAACGGTGCGGACGCGATTATGGATCTCTCTACCGGCGGCGATCTTGCGGCGATGCGTAAGGAGATCTTGAAGCTCCCGATTCCGGTCGGAACGGTGCCAATCTACGAGGCGGTCCGGCGTGCGGGCAATGTGATTGATTTGTCTGCTGATCTGCTGTTCAAGGTTATCCGCGAGCAGGCTGAGCAGGGTGTGGATTTTATGACGCTGCACTGCGGGGTAAATCTTGAGGTGGTGGAGACGCTGCGTCTGGACCCAAGAGTGATGGGCGTTGTTTCCCGCGGCGGGTCGTTTCATACGGCGATGATGCTTGCATCCGGCGAGGAGAATCCGCTGTATGCTGAGTATGAGTATCTGCTGGAGATTTTGGATGAGTATGAGATTGCGCTGTCGCTTGGGGACGGGATGCGTCCCGGCGCATATGTGGACTCAACACGGCTTGCAAAGTCGCAGGAGTATCTGACGCTCGGAAAGCTTGCCCGCGTTGCGCACGCGAGAGGAGTGCAGCGGATGATTGAGGGGCCGGGACACATGGACTACAATGAGATTTCGTATAATGTGAAGATGATTAAGGAGATCACGGGTTTTGCTCCGCTGTATCTGCTCGGACCGCTGGTAACGGATATTGCTCCCGGGTATGATCATATTACAGGCGCTATCGGCGGGGCTGCGGCAGCAGCTGCTGGGGCAGATTTCCTGTGTATGGTGTCGCCGTCAGAGCATCTGGCGCTGCCTGATACGAAGGATATCACTGAGGGGACGCGGGTCGCAAAGGTTGCGGCGCATGTGGGCGATCTGTCCCGCAGACGGGATGCTGAGCTGCCGCGTCAGGCTGCGATGGCTGAGGCACGCAGAACGCTTGACTGGGAAGGGCAGTATGCGTTGTCGCTGTTCGGTGATCATGCCCGTGCGGTGCATGACCGCGATGGCGCATGCGAAACCTGTTCGATGTGCGGGGATCTGTGCGCGATTAAGATCGTTGAGAAGGCGCTCGAGAAGAAGATCTGA
- the mobB gene encoding molybdopterin-guanine dinucleotide biosynthesis protein B has protein sequence MRIINIIGHSNSGKTTMITKLVPLLARVATVATIKHMGHHIWELPKGKDTTVHFEGGAIATTGIDAEKAVMSLRTMDVYEILDFYAWKGYEYAVVEGFKEEGFSCVVLGDLAAKNVVMRDANAEEVFAMRDQFDVYVPKNR, from the coding sequence ATGCGGATCATCAATATCATCGGCCACTCGAACTCGGGGAAGACAACCATGATCACGAAGCTCGTGCCACTTCTTGCAAGGGTCGCAACCGTTGCCACAATAAAACATATGGGCCATCACATCTGGGAGCTGCCGAAAGGAAAGGACACTACGGTGCATTTTGAGGGGGGAGCTATTGCTACGACCGGCATTGATGCAGAGAAAGCGGTGATGAGTCTTCGGACGATGGATGTGTATGAGATTCTGGACTTTTATGCATGGAAGGGATACGAATACGCGGTTGTCGAGGGGTTTAAGGAGGAAGGGTTCTCCTGTGTGGTGCTTGGCGATCTTGCGGCGAAAAATGTGGTGATGCGGGATGCGAATGCTGAGGAAGTGTTTGCGATGCGGGATCAGTTTGATGTGTATGTGCCGAAAAATCGGTGA
- a CDS encoding formylmethanofuran dehydrogenase subunit B has product MKLLMSSGRTPEQGAQLYYKDSESYSRETSYCFLNPMDAMEIGVEDGEHVLIESTAGKTVFSVRESPETPEGVAYLPCGPYANFILHEFTHSTGAPDFKGVPVEVTQTELPLQSAWDLMEELGGRRYKIPTGTIIPDLEQGEKVLKNHACPLCGCLCDDIELHIADGIVTDVVNGCLLCAGKFRSHGRMAVPIRREGDDWKETSFDEAIKTAAEMFANAKRPLFYGWSGTSTEAMHIGLEIAEEIGAVMDNCSSECHGPTIMAVQEVGHPGCTLGQVKNRADVLVYWGCNPIAAHPRHLSRYSTYSTGAFRPEGRADRTVIVVDIRESETAKLADIFIQVKPGGDYALFNALRAIVRGERDVIPDTVAGVERSVLFKVADILLNAKFGAFFTGIGLTQSRGKYKNVRAGIELVDELNRHTKYTLTPLRGHWNVDGTNQMFSLAAGYPYAVDYSRGIVHYNPGETSGVDILAKHEADAVMIIGTDLGAHFPRETVAHLARINTVVIDPFISLSTAIAKLHIPVASVGLDAEGTAYRLDGVPIHVRKAFTSGMPSDEVVLTRLLEEIKKIKEERK; this is encoded by the coding sequence ATGAAACTGCTTATGAGCAGCGGACGAACACCCGAACAGGGTGCCCAGCTGTACTATAAAGACTCTGAATCCTACTCACGCGAAACTTCCTACTGTTTCCTCAATCCAATGGATGCAATGGAAATCGGCGTCGAAGATGGCGAGCATGTTCTCATCGAGAGTACTGCTGGGAAAACCGTTTTTTCGGTTCGCGAGTCTCCCGAAACCCCCGAAGGTGTCGCCTACCTCCCCTGCGGCCCGTACGCAAACTTCATTCTTCACGAGTTCACCCACTCAACAGGAGCGCCGGACTTCAAAGGAGTCCCGGTTGAAGTCACGCAGACTGAGCTTCCGCTCCAGTCAGCATGGGACTTGATGGAAGAGCTTGGCGGCAGAAGATACAAGATTCCTACGGGAACAATAATCCCCGATCTTGAACAAGGCGAAAAAGTACTCAAAAACCATGCCTGCCCGCTCTGCGGCTGCCTCTGCGACGATATCGAACTCCACATCGCTGACGGCATTGTCACTGACGTTGTAAACGGCTGTCTGCTCTGCGCGGGAAAGTTCCGTTCCCATGGCAGAATGGCTGTCCCTATCCGCCGCGAAGGAGACGACTGGAAGGAGACGAGTTTTGATGAAGCCATCAAAACTGCGGCCGAGATGTTTGCGAATGCGAAACGTCCGCTCTTCTACGGCTGGTCAGGGACCTCGACTGAAGCGATGCATATCGGTCTTGAGATCGCCGAAGAGATCGGCGCCGTGATGGACAACTGTTCGTCTGAGTGTCACGGCCCGACCATTATGGCGGTGCAGGAAGTTGGCCACCCTGGCTGCACTCTCGGACAGGTGAAAAATCGCGCAGACGTCCTTGTCTACTGGGGCTGCAATCCGATCGCGGCGCATCCCCGTCATCTTTCCCGCTATTCAACCTACTCAACCGGTGCGTTCCGGCCCGAAGGACGAGCCGACCGGACGGTTATTGTGGTGGATATCCGCGAGTCAGAGACCGCAAAACTTGCCGACATCTTCATTCAGGTAAAACCCGGCGGAGACTACGCGCTCTTCAATGCGCTTCGGGCGATTGTCCGGGGCGAGCGTGATGTGATTCCTGACACTGTCGCGGGAGTTGAACGAAGCGTCCTCTTCAAGGTCGCAGATATTTTACTGAACGCAAAGTTCGGCGCGTTTTTTACTGGTATCGGTCTGACCCAGTCGCGGGGCAAGTACAAGAATGTCCGCGCCGGCATTGAGTTGGTGGATGAACTGAACCGGCACACGAAGTACACGTTAACGCCGCTTCGCGGTCACTGGAATGTGGACGGCACGAACCAGATGTTTTCGCTTGCGGCAGGATATCCGTACGCGGTGGACTACTCGCGGGGCATCGTCCATTACAATCCCGGCGAGACGAGCGGAGTTGACATCCTCGCCAAGCACGAGGCTGACGCGGTGATGATTATCGGAACCGATCTCGGCGCGCACTTTCCCCGCGAGACGGTCGCCCATCTCGCCCGCATCAATACGGTGGTGATCGATCCGTTCATCTCACTCTCGACCGCGATTGCGAAACTGCATATTCCGGTTGCGTCTGTTGGTCTTGATGCGGAAGGAACGGCATACCGGCTTGACGGGGTGCCGATTCATGTACGAAAGGCGTTTACGTCAGGTATGCCCTCAGACGAGGTTGTTCTGACCCGTTTGTTAGAGGAGATCAAGAAAATCAAGGAGGAACGAAAATGA
- a CDS encoding nucleoside-triphosphatase, producing the protein MQRHLFLTGDIQVGKSTIISRVLAELDVPVSGFLTVAVPDAEGSSNIFLVDAQDPVCSEKCRLAHRVPGKMPEVREEVFVAIGIPLLQDAAGPLILMDELGWMESSSYAFQQAVFAVLDEDVPVLGVVRDKRLAFLNAVRDHHAVEVLVVTRENREEMVDVVRERVLRAMRDTRGT; encoded by the coding sequence ATGCAGCGGCATCTGTTTCTGACCGGAGATATTCAAGTCGGGAAGAGTACGATTATCAGCCGTGTTCTTGCGGAGCTGGATGTTCCGGTTTCCGGGTTTTTGACGGTGGCAGTGCCGGATGCCGAAGGCAGTTCGAATATTTTTTTGGTTGATGCACAAGATCCGGTTTGTTCAGAGAAGTGCCGTCTTGCTCACCGCGTGCCGGGAAAAATGCCTGAGGTGCGTGAGGAGGTGTTTGTCGCTATCGGGATTCCGCTTCTTCAGGACGCCGCAGGCCCGCTTATTCTGATGGATGAGCTTGGGTGGATGGAGAGTTCGTCGTATGCGTTTCAGCAGGCTGTGTTTGCGGTGCTGGACGAGGATGTACCGGTTCTGGGGGTTGTGCGGGATAAGCGACTTGCTTTTCTGAACGCTGTGCGGGATCACCACGCGGTTGAGGTGCTTGTGGTGACGCGGGAGAATCGGGAGGAGATGGTTGATGTGGTGAGGGAGAGGGTGTTGAGGGCGATGCGGGATACTCGGGGAACCTGA